From a single Nicotiana tabacum cultivar K326 chromosome 8, ASM71507v2, whole genome shotgun sequence genomic region:
- the LOC107769901 gene encoding uncharacterized protein LOC107769901, which translates to MELRESVVEVRRVNDRLMAIKVVVGGSTLNVISVYAPQTGLEEEVKRRFWEALDEVVRGIPPTEKLFIGGDFNGHIGSSAGGYGEVRGGFGFGDRNGGGTSLLDFARAFELVIVNSMFPKREEHLVTFRNMVAKTQIDYLLLRRCDSGLCEDFMVILSENLATQHRLLVINIGKVEAKKATYIKLVESIDEDQRRENIERYKEARKEAKVAVTEAKTDSFGRLYEELGGKGGDKKGGWKYRVRAIGALRGHRDFRYCRRIKVEKVVGAMGKMSWGKVTRPNEIAVEFWRYAGRAGLEWLTGLFNVIFRTERMPDEWRWSTMVPVYKNKGDI; encoded by the exons ATGGAGCTAAGAGAGTCGGTGGTAGAGGTTAGAAGGGTGAATGACAGATTGATGGCGATTAAGGTAGTAGTTGGAGGGAGCACTTTGAATGTCATTAGCGTTTATGCGCCGCAAACGGGCTTGGAAGAGGAGGTAAAAAGGCGCTTCTGGGAGGCGCTAGATGAGGTGGTACGGGGCATTCCGCCTACGgagaagctattcataggaggggatttcaatggtcatattgggtcatctGCTGGTGGCTATGGTGAGGTGCGCGGTGGCTTCGGCTTTGGTGATAGGAACGGGGGTGGTACCTCACTGTTGGATTTCGCTAGAGCTTTTGAGTTGGTGATCGTGAACTCTATGTTTCCAAAGAgagaggagcatttggttactttccgGAATATGGTGGCTAAGACTCAAATTGACTATCTCCTTCTCAGGAGGTGTGATAGTGGGTTGTGCGAGGATTTCATGGTGATCCTGAGTGAGAACCTCGCAACTCAACATAGGCTTCTAGTGATAAACATCG gtaaagtggaagccaaGAAAGCGACGTACATTAAGTTAGTTGAGAGCATCGATGAGGATCAGAGGAGAGAAAACATAGAAAGATATAAGGaggctaggaaggaggcaaaaGTAGCAGTTACAGAGGCTAAGACTGATTCTTTTGGTCGGCTTTACGAGGAACTTGGGGGCAAAGGTGGTGATAAGAA AGGGGGATGGAAATATCGTGTTAGGGCAATTGGGGCACTCCGAGGTCATCGAGACTTTAGGTATTGTAGGCGCATTAAGGTTGAGAAAGTTGTGGGTGCGATGGGTAAGATGAGTTGGGGCAAAGTGACCAGACCTAACGAGATTGCAGTAGAGTTTTGGAGATATgcgggtagagcaggcttggagtggctgactGGATTGTTTAATGTTATCTTCAGGACAGAGAGGATGCCTGATGAGTGgcggtggagtacaatggttcctGTGTACAAGAACAAAGGGGATATCTag